A single Pedobacter sp. PACM 27299 DNA region contains:
- a CDS encoding acetyl-CoA carboxylase carboxyltransferase subunit alpha produces MEQIKTSFDFEKPLVELAQQIEKVKQVADKTKVDMSATLTELEEKLADTQQTLYTHLTGWQKVQMSRHPERPQTLDYISMICDDFIEMHGDRTVKDDKAIIGGFATIAGQTVMVIGHQKGKNTKERQYRNFGMANPEGYRKALRLMRLAEKFNKPVISFIDTMGAYPGLEAEERGQGEAIARNLLEMSVLKVPILCFVIGEGASGGALGIGIGDRVYMLEHTWYSVISPESCSSILWRSWDFKERAAECLKLTSDDMYKNQLIDGIIKEPLGGAHQNPELMAETIKEQIMSDLKEIKKLKTDAMITKRIDKFCAMGVVNE; encoded by the coding sequence ATGGAACAGATAAAAACATCATTTGATTTCGAAAAACCTTTAGTTGAATTAGCTCAGCAGATTGAAAAGGTTAAACAGGTTGCCGATAAAACGAAAGTAGATATGTCTGCTACCTTGACTGAACTGGAAGAGAAGTTAGCTGATACTCAGCAGACGCTTTATACTCATCTCACAGGATGGCAGAAAGTTCAGATGTCCCGTCATCCGGAAAGGCCACAAACCTTGGATTACATCAGTATGATCTGTGATGATTTCATCGAGATGCATGGCGACAGAACTGTAAAAGACGATAAAGCCATTATTGGTGGTTTCGCTACGATTGCTGGTCAAACGGTAATGGTGATCGGACACCAGAAAGGTAAAAACACTAAAGAGCGTCAATATCGTAATTTCGGTATGGCGAATCCTGAAGGTTATAGAAAAGCATTGCGCTTAATGCGTCTAGCGGAAAAATTCAATAAACCAGTGATTTCTTTTATTGACACGATGGGTGCTTATCCCGGATTGGAAGCAGAAGAACGCGGACAAGGGGAGGCGATTGCGCGTAACCTGTTAGAAATGTCTGTTCTAAAAGTACCTATCCTTTGTTTTGTGATTGGTGAAGGTGCATCAGGTGGTGCATTGGGTATCGGCATCGGCGATCGTGTATACATGTTAGAGCATACCTGGTATTCTGTAATTTCTCCTGAATCCTGCTCTTCTATCTTATGGCGCAGCTGGGACTTTAAAGAAAGAGCAGCAGAATGTCTTAAACTAACTTCTGATGACATGTACAAAAATCAATTGATTGATGGCATCATTAAAGAACCGCTGGGAGGTGCACACCAGAATCCTGAATTAATGGCTGAAACTATTAAAGAACAGATCATGAGTGACCTTAAAGAGATTAAGAAATTAAAAACGGATGCCATGATCACCAAGAGAATTGATAAATTCTGTGCAATGGGTGTGGTAAACGAGTAA
- a CDS encoding MFS transporter → MEKKIALSKPRLSSLQIFNMSAGFFGIQFGFALQNGNASRILQTYGADVEHLSLFWLAAPLTGMIVQPIIGYYSDKTWNKFGRRRPYFLIGAVLTAIALILMPNSAAMASLLPPIIIGAGMLMIMDASINVAMEPFRALVADKLPESQRSFGFSMQTFLIGAGAITGSWLPYILSEYMGVSKVAAAGHVPLNVIYSFYVGAAVLVGTILWTVITTSEYPPEEMEKYHDGAPEEETKGIMSIFTDFSNMPITMRQLGLVQFFSWFALFSMWVFTTPAIAQHIYKVLPGDTSSVQFADAGNWVGILFGIYNGVSAIYALLLPAIARATSRKIAHAFSLTAGGLGLLSIYFITDPQHLIFSMIGVGLAWGSILSMPYAILSSSIPARKMGVYMGIFNFFITMPQIINGFFGGMIVEKFYDGKAIYAIVLAGIFMILGAISVLYIQSNKENVG, encoded by the coding sequence ATGGAAAAGAAAATCGCGCTTAGTAAACCAAGATTATCGTCCCTGCAGATCTTTAACATGAGTGCCGGTTTTTTCGGAATTCAGTTTGGATTTGCACTACAAAATGGAAATGCTTCCCGGATACTGCAAACTTATGGTGCAGATGTGGAGCATCTATCGCTTTTTTGGTTAGCAGCCCCATTAACAGGGATGATTGTTCAACCCATCATTGGTTATTATAGTGATAAAACCTGGAACAAGTTTGGCCGGAGACGGCCATATTTCCTAATCGGTGCCGTATTAACTGCGATTGCGTTGATCTTGATGCCGAATTCTGCGGCAATGGCCAGTCTGCTGCCGCCGATTATTATTGGTGCTGGTATGCTGATGATCATGGACGCTTCGATTAATGTGGCGATGGAACCTTTCCGCGCACTGGTGGCTGATAAGCTGCCCGAAAGCCAAAGGAGTTTCGGCTTTTCCATGCAGACCTTCCTGATTGGGGCGGGAGCCATTACTGGTTCCTGGTTACCTTATATCCTTTCAGAATATATGGGTGTCTCTAAAGTTGCTGCTGCCGGACATGTTCCGCTCAATGTGATTTATTCCTTTTATGTGGGAGCTGCGGTATTGGTAGGTACCATCCTTTGGACGGTGATCACTACCAGTGAGTATCCACCGGAAGAAATGGAAAAGTACCATGACGGTGCTCCGGAAGAAGAAACGAAAGGCATCATGTCTATCTTTACTGATTTTTCTAATATGCCGATCACCATGCGTCAATTGGGATTGGTGCAGTTTTTCTCCTGGTTCGCTTTGTTCTCTATGTGGGTATTTACTACGCCAGCGATTGCCCAGCATATCTATAAGGTATTGCCTGGGGATACTTCCTCTGTACAGTTTGCGGATGCAGGAAACTGGGTAGGTATTCTTTTCGGGATTTACAATGGTGTTTCCGCAATTTACGCATTGCTATTACCGGCTATTGCCAGGGCTACGAGCAGGAAAATAGCCCATGCTTTCTCGTTAACTGCGGGCGGATTGGGCTTATTGTCCATTTATTTTATCACAGATCCACAGCACCTCATTTTCTCTATGATTGGGGTAGGGCTGGCCTGGGGAAGTATCCTATCTATGCCTTATGCTATCTTATCAAGCTCTATTCCTGCAAGAAAAATGGGCGTATACATGGGCATTTTTAATTTCTTCATCACCATGCCTCAAATTATAAACGGCTTTTTTGGAGGCATGATTGTAGAGAAATTCTACGATGGAAAGGCGATTTATGCGATTGTACTGGCAGGAATTTTCATGATTCTCGGTGCGATTTCGGTGCTTTATATCCAGAGCAATAAAGAAAATGTAGGGTAA
- a CDS encoding alpha-amylase family protein, with protein sequence MIRTFGSKKQELRVKRGMFLGIILTGCTIVGFSSHSMAQSKPIIYQLLPRLFGNKQSQNLPYGTIQQNGSGKFADINNKALDGIKELGVSHVWYTGVIAHASLTDYSDFGIPMDNAEVVKGRAGSPYAIRDYYDVDPDLAVDVKNRMKEFENLIARTHQKGMKVIIDFVPNHVARSYHSLAKPKGVVDFGAKDDHTKSFSPANDYYYTPGKDFVVPVSEVIVTESSAIKGSSSSAANALVPLEKQTFKESPAKATGNNVFSASPSKDDWYETVKLNYGLDYANGEQQHFSPIPGVWLKMKDILSYWATKGVDGFRCDMAEMVPVEFWEWVIPELKKKHPGLIFIGEAYNPAVYYTYLSRGHFDYLYDKVGLYDGLKKLIRNEQEVNVQDISKVWQVQTAGFGERMLSFLENHDEERIASAGFAGDAVHAIPAMVVSATLSAGPVMLYFGQEVGEPGKGTEGFGKEDSRTTIFDYWGVPEHQKWMNNGAFDGALLDSKQQNLRRFYKALLHIAANSAAITKGDILDVPLGEQRMYAFLRYTEGQRLLIVANFDRTQTLEKNLEIPGLLLKNREIKESIDLLSKQKVENTPQSLYLKVLPGTAQIIQF encoded by the coding sequence ATGATAAGAACATTCGGTAGTAAGAAACAGGAGCTGAGGGTTAAAAGAGGAATGTTCCTTGGTATTATTTTAACAGGATGCACGATTGTCGGATTTTCAAGTCATAGTATGGCCCAGAGTAAACCTATTATTTATCAATTATTGCCCCGGTTATTTGGGAATAAACAAAGTCAGAACCTCCCTTACGGAACTATTCAGCAGAATGGTTCCGGTAAGTTTGCCGATATCAACAACAAGGCGCTGGATGGAATTAAAGAATTAGGCGTGAGCCATGTCTGGTATACCGGTGTCATTGCCCATGCCAGTCTAACTGATTACAGTGATTTTGGTATCCCCATGGATAATGCAGAGGTGGTTAAAGGGCGCGCGGGCTCTCCGTATGCGATTCGTGATTACTATGATGTAGATCCTGATCTGGCAGTTGATGTGAAGAACCGAATGAAAGAGTTTGAAAACTTAATCGCAAGAACACATCAGAAAGGAATGAAGGTGATCATTGATTTTGTACCCAATCATGTGGCCCGTTCTTACCATTCTCTGGCAAAGCCGAAAGGAGTAGTCGATTTTGGCGCGAAGGACGACCACACTAAAAGTTTCAGTCCAGCTAATGATTACTATTATACGCCAGGAAAGGACTTTGTAGTTCCGGTATCGGAAGTCATCGTTACAGAAAGCTCCGCTATAAAGGGCAGCAGCAGTTCAGCCGCAAATGCTTTAGTTCCACTGGAAAAACAGACATTTAAGGAAAGTCCGGCCAAAGCGACGGGAAATAACGTGTTTTCTGCGAGTCCTTCAAAAGACGATTGGTATGAAACGGTGAAATTGAACTATGGATTGGATTATGCCAATGGGGAGCAGCAGCATTTTAGCCCAATCCCTGGGGTATGGCTTAAAATGAAAGATATTTTGAGTTATTGGGCGACAAAAGGTGTGGACGGTTTCCGTTGTGACATGGCGGAAATGGTGCCTGTAGAATTTTGGGAATGGGTGATTCCGGAACTGAAAAAGAAACATCCGGGATTGATCTTTATCGGTGAAGCTTATAACCCGGCAGTCTATTATACTTATCTAAGCCGGGGGCATTTTGATTACCTATATGATAAAGTCGGTTTATATGATGGTTTAAAAAAGCTGATCAGAAATGAGCAGGAGGTGAATGTACAAGACATTTCAAAAGTATGGCAGGTACAAACTGCTGGATTTGGAGAAAGGATGCTGAGCTTTCTGGAGAACCATGACGAAGAGCGGATTGCCTCTGCAGGTTTTGCGGGCGATGCGGTTCATGCCATCCCTGCGATGGTTGTTTCTGCCACCCTATCTGCTGGGCCTGTGATGCTATATTTCGGACAGGAAGTAGGAGAGCCAGGAAAAGGAACGGAAGGTTTTGGAAAAGAAGACAGCAGGACTACAATTTTTGATTACTGGGGTGTTCCTGAGCATCAGAAATGGATGAATAATGGTGCTTTTGACGGTGCGTTATTAGATTCAAAACAGCAAAATTTACGTCGTTTTTATAAGGCGCTCCTGCACATCGCTGCCAATTCAGCGGCGATCACTAAGGGCGACATCCTGGATGTTCCGCTTGGAGAACAGCGTATGTATGCCTTTTTGAGGTATACCGAAGGTCAGCGGTTATTGATTGTAGCCAATTTCGACCGGACACAAACGCTGGAGAAAAACCTTGAAATCCCAGGCCTGCTATTGAAAAACCGGGAAATTAAAGAAAGTATAGATTTATTGTCTAAGCAGAAAGTAGAAAATACCCCGCAATCCCTATATTTAAAAGTGCTGCCCGGGACTGCTCAAATCATTCAATTTTAA
- a CDS encoding glycoside hydrolase family 65 protein, with product MKNYIKADEWNIVEEGFDPHLNKISESLFSIGNGRMGQRANFEEDYTGETLQGNYVAGVYYPDKTRVGWWKNGYPEYFAKVLNATNWIGLNIQIDGETLDLNTATVGDFKRVLNMKEGTLSRHFTAKLKSGKMVQVESIRFCSIVDDEVAALHYRIKALNFKGQISITSFIDGDVKNQDSNYDEKFWEEVAQQQEKNTDYLVLRTKKTEFDVCTVSQTSIFKNAELQTLSPVTKDKYLGQQASFAVVQNEVIDLYKIAANLSSQNYDKSDLLSAAKATILKAAEKGFEQLKQEQAIAWAQKWEEGDIVIEGDVAAQQAIRFNIFQLNQTYTGKDARLNIGPKGFTGEKYGGSTYWDTEAYCIPFYLSVAPQEVAKNLLVYRYKHLDKAIENATKLGFNNGAALYPMVTMNGEECHNEWEITFEEIHRNGAIAFAIFNYIRYTGDERYLADYGLEVLIGIARFWKQRVNWSAERNKFVMLGVTGPNEYENNINNNWYTNKLAAWCLTYATEAAEKVKSLDPEQYLKIVEKTKLQEMSEFKDWNSVATQMYYPYHEGEEVFLQQDGFMDKEQILVKDLPADQRPLNQKWSWDRILRSCYIKQADVLQGMYFFEEEFDLETLRRNFNFYESRTVHESSLSPCVHSILAAKLNDEEKAYEFYLRTARLDLDDYNNDTEDGLHITSMAGTWMSVVEGFAGMRVKEDKLAFQPFLPKNWAAFSFTIGFRGLQLKVQINESELIITNHSEESLTLRVFEQEYAVPPGEKTIAYKTSLV from the coding sequence ATGAAAAATTATATAAAAGCAGACGAGTGGAACATTGTTGAGGAAGGTTTTGACCCTCATTTAAATAAAATATCAGAGAGTTTATTCAGTATTGGAAACGGTAGAATGGGACAGCGTGCCAATTTTGAAGAAGACTATACTGGAGAAACTTTGCAGGGAAATTACGTAGCAGGGGTTTATTATCCTGATAAAACCCGTGTGGGCTGGTGGAAAAACGGTTATCCGGAGTATTTTGCCAAAGTATTGAATGCCACAAACTGGATTGGTTTAAACATCCAGATTGACGGAGAAACATTAGACCTGAATACTGCCACAGTCGGCGATTTTAAAAGGGTACTGAATATGAAAGAAGGAACGCTGAGCCGCCACTTTACTGCCAAATTGAAAAGTGGTAAAATGGTGCAGGTGGAGTCGATTCGTTTTTGCAGTATCGTAGACGATGAAGTCGCCGCTTTACATTACCGCATTAAAGCCCTAAATTTTAAAGGCCAGATCAGCATCACTTCATTTATTGATGGTGATGTGAAAAACCAGGACTCTAATTATGACGAGAAATTCTGGGAAGAAGTGGCACAGCAGCAGGAAAAGAATACTGATTACCTGGTACTCAGAACTAAGAAAACAGAATTTGACGTTTGTACGGTAAGTCAGACCAGCATTTTCAAGAATGCTGAACTGCAAACTTTAAGTCCGGTGACGAAAGATAAATACCTTGGACAGCAGGCTTCTTTTGCAGTGGTTCAAAATGAGGTGATTGATTTGTATAAGATCGCAGCCAATTTATCTTCTCAGAATTATGATAAATCGGATTTATTGAGTGCTGCAAAAGCAACCATTTTGAAGGCTGCGGAGAAAGGTTTTGAGCAATTGAAACAAGAACAGGCCATTGCATGGGCCCAAAAATGGGAAGAAGGCGACATCGTGATTGAAGGTGATGTGGCCGCTCAGCAAGCGATCCGATTCAATATTTTTCAGCTAAACCAAACCTATACTGGCAAAGATGCCCGTTTAAATATCGGACCTAAAGGTTTCACAGGAGAGAAATATGGAGGTTCTACCTATTGGGATACCGAAGCTTACTGCATTCCTTTCTACCTTTCGGTAGCGCCTCAGGAAGTAGCTAAAAACCTATTGGTTTACCGCTATAAGCACCTGGATAAAGCGATAGAAAATGCCACTAAATTAGGCTTTAACAATGGTGCGGCCCTGTATCCGATGGTGACTATGAATGGGGAAGAATGCCACAATGAATGGGAAATTACTTTCGAAGAGATCCATAGAAACGGAGCAATTGCCTTTGCGATTTTCAACTATATCCGTTATACTGGTGATGAGCGATACCTGGCAGATTATGGTCTGGAAGTATTGATAGGTATTGCCAGATTCTGGAAACAAAGAGTAAACTGGAGCGCAGAGCGAAACAAATTTGTGATGCTTGGCGTAACTGGTCCTAATGAATATGAGAACAACATCAACAACAACTGGTACACAAATAAATTAGCCGCCTGGTGTTTAACCTATGCGACGGAAGCTGCGGAGAAAGTAAAGTCGCTGGATCCGGAACAATATTTGAAAATTGTTGAGAAGACAAAATTGCAGGAAATGTCTGAGTTTAAAGATTGGAATTCGGTAGCTACTCAGATGTATTATCCTTATCATGAGGGCGAAGAAGTCTTCTTGCAGCAAGATGGTTTTATGGACAAAGAGCAGATTCTGGTAAAAGATTTACCTGCTGATCAGCGTCCGCTGAACCAGAAATGGAGCTGGGATCGCATTTTACGTTCTTGCTATATCAAACAAGCTGACGTATTGCAGGGTATGTACTTCTTTGAGGAAGAATTTGACCTGGAAACCCTGAGAAGGAATTTCAATTTCTATGAAAGCAGAACTGTTCATGAAAGCTCTTTATCACCATGTGTACATAGTATCCTTGCGGCAAAGCTGAACGACGAGGAAAAAGCATACGAATTTTACCTGCGCACCGCACGTTTAGACCTGGACGACTATAACAACGATACTGAAGATGGCTTGCACATTACTTCAATGGCAGGTACCTGGATGAGTGTGGTAGAAGGTTTTGCAGGAATGCGTGTGAAGGAGGATAAATTGGCTTTCCAACCTTTCTTGCCGAAAAACTGGGCTGCTTTCTCTTTTACTATTGGTTTCAGAGGATTACAGCTGAAGGTTCAGATCAATGAATCGGAACTGATCATTACAAACCATTCGGAGGAAAGCTTAACATTAAGGGTATTCGAACAGGAATACGCTGTGCCACCGGGAGAAAAAACAATTGCTTACAAGACCTCATTGGTATGA
- the pgmB gene encoding beta-phosphoglucomutase — MQHTTEPIACIFDLDGVLVDTAVYHYKAWKALANSLGFDFTELQNEQLKGVNRMRSLDMILQWGGVTQSASEKEALAAKKNEQYVGMISKMTVQEVLPGSLELLTALKAAGIKIALGSASKNSSLILERTELAHFFDAIVDGNSVTTSKPDPEVFLKAAELLKTAKENCVVFEDALAGVQAALAADMMVVGVGRAEHLPGAQVVINNLSEITINEIEALRYQ; from the coding sequence ATGCAACATACTACAGAACCTATCGCCTGTATTTTCGACCTGGATGGCGTATTGGTAGATACCGCTGTTTATCATTATAAAGCATGGAAAGCGCTGGCCAATTCCTTAGGCTTTGACTTTACGGAGTTACAGAATGAGCAGCTGAAAGGCGTGAACAGAATGCGCTCTCTGGACATGATCCTGCAATGGGGCGGTGTAACGCAATCCGCTTCAGAAAAGGAAGCATTAGCCGCAAAGAAGAATGAACAATATGTGGGCATGATTAGTAAAATGACAGTGCAGGAAGTATTGCCGGGTTCATTGGAACTGCTGACCGCTTTGAAAGCAGCAGGGATTAAAATTGCCCTTGGCTCTGCCAGCAAGAATTCTTCCCTGATTTTGGAACGGACAGAACTGGCTCATTTTTTTGATGCCATCGTAGACGGAAATTCCGTGACGACTTCAAAGCCAGACCCGGAAGTGTTTTTGAAGGCCGCAGAATTGCTGAAGACCGCTAAAGAAAATTGTGTGGTATTTGAAGATGCATTAGCTGGTGTACAGGCGGCATTGGCGGCAGATATGATGGTGGTAGGGGTCGGTAGAGCCGAGCATTTACCCGGTGCACAAGTAGTCATCAATAACCTTTCGGAAATTACGATCAACGAGATTGAAGCATTGAGATATCAGTAG
- a CDS encoding glycoside hydrolase family 13 protein — protein MKKLILLLLLSISVTTFAQKLERIEPMYWWVGMKNPKLQLLVHGDRIAELGVELNYPGVKLVGVNKVENPNYLFVDLEIAESAAAGKFPIAFTKGGKKVLQYTYELKNRTANASRKGVSSKDLIYLLMPDRFSNGDPKNDVIKGMQETKLNRDSMYYRHGGDLQGLINKLDYLKDLGVTAIWMTPEIENDMANASYHGYAATDHYKIDPRYGNLALYKSFVDKVHEKGMKVVKDIVHNHVGTGHWFYKDMPMKDWVNQWPVYTQTSYRDEPVMDPHASKADQKKMLDGWFVPSMPDLNQRNPYVQNYLTQNHIWWVEDAGIDGLRLDTYPYNDPEYMRDWAIKIKAEFPTLSVFGETLVNSAAAQAFFTGGNTVSRGFDTELPGVTDAVLKNAIYEALNGKSGWTDGIFRLYTTIAQDFLYQDAERNVIFMDNHDMSRFYSMVKEDFDKYKSGMALLLTLRGIPQMYYGTEILMKNYSDPDGLVRSDFPGGWPGDKADKFTAAGRTAQENEAWNFVKTLANYRKNSPALQGGKMMQYVPENGIYTYFRYLPEGGKTVMVIVNIEDQAKSLETSRFEERIGQASSATNVITKEKINTLKNIAVPAKTTLVLELN, from the coding sequence ATGAAAAAACTTATCCTTTTACTCCTCCTGAGTATTTCTGTGACCACCTTTGCCCAAAAATTGGAGCGCATTGAACCGATGTATTGGTGGGTAGGCATGAAAAACCCTAAACTTCAATTGTTAGTTCATGGCGACCGCATCGCTGAGCTGGGTGTAGAACTGAACTATCCAGGTGTAAAACTGGTAGGTGTAAATAAGGTAGAAAATCCTAACTACTTATTTGTAGACCTGGAAATTGCGGAATCCGCCGCTGCGGGAAAATTCCCAATCGCATTTACCAAAGGAGGGAAGAAAGTACTGCAGTATACTTATGAGCTGAAAAACAGGACTGCTAATGCAAGTCGCAAAGGGGTAAGCAGCAAAGATTTGATTTACCTGCTGATGCCGGATCGTTTCTCTAACGGCGATCCGAAAAATGATGTGATTAAAGGAATGCAGGAAACTAAATTGAACAGAGATTCTATGTATTACCGCCATGGTGGAGATTTACAGGGATTGATCAATAAGTTAGATTACCTGAAAGATTTAGGCGTAACCGCCATCTGGATGACTCCGGAAATTGAAAATGACATGGCCAATGCGTCGTACCATGGCTATGCTGCAACGGATCACTATAAGATAGATCCACGCTACGGAAACCTGGCTTTGTACAAATCTTTCGTAGATAAAGTACATGAAAAAGGAATGAAAGTAGTGAAAGATATTGTACACAACCATGTGGGTACCGGACATTGGTTCTATAAAGATATGCCAATGAAAGACTGGGTAAACCAATGGCCAGTGTATACGCAGACCAGCTATCGTGATGAGCCGGTTATGGATCCCCATGCTTCAAAAGCCGATCAGAAGAAAATGTTGGACGGATGGTTTGTACCTAGTATGCCCGACCTGAATCAAAGAAATCCTTATGTACAGAATTACCTGACACAAAACCACATCTGGTGGGTAGAAGATGCAGGAATCGACGGATTAAGGTTGGATACTTACCCATATAACGACCCGGAATACATGAGAGACTGGGCGATCAAGATAAAAGCAGAGTTCCCAACGCTTTCCGTTTTTGGAGAAACATTGGTGAATTCGGCAGCTGCACAAGCGTTTTTTACTGGTGGAAACACGGTAAGCAGAGGTTTTGATACCGAACTGCCAGGCGTAACTGATGCCGTGCTTAAAAATGCAATTTATGAAGCTTTGAATGGTAAATCCGGCTGGACAGACGGAATTTTCAGGTTATACACCACCATCGCACAGGATTTCCTTTACCAGGATGCCGAACGTAATGTGATTTTCATGGACAACCATGACATGAGCAGGTTCTACTCGATGGTGAAAGAAGATTTCGACAAGTATAAATCTGGAATGGCTTTACTGTTAACGTTAAGAGGTATCCCTCAAATGTATTATGGAACAGAGATTTTAATGAAGAACTATTCTGACCCTGATGGTTTGGTGCGTTCTGACTTTCCTGGTGGATGGCCAGGTGATAAAGCAGACAAGTTTACTGCCGCAGGTCGTACTGCACAGGAAAATGAAGCCTGGAATTTTGTGAAAACACTAGCCAATTACAGAAAAAATAGTCCGGCTTTACAAGGTGGGAAAATGATGCAGTATGTGCCGGAAAATGGCATCTATACTTATTTCAGGTACCTGCCGGAAGGTGGAAAGACCGTGATGGTGATTGTCAATATTGAGGATCAGGCGAAAAGTCTGGAGACTTCCAGGTTTGAAGAGCGTATTGGCCAGGCCAGTTCCGCCACTAACGTGATCACAAAAGAAAAAATAAACACTTTAAAAAACATTGCTGTGCCTGCGAAGACCACATTGGTGTTAGAATTAAATTAA
- a CDS encoding SusE domain-containing protein, producing MKSNIIKYISFVLVAIGLWSCKKDGTDLVTNVSPAGTLTASTTTLNLSLAAATSPAVTFTFPAPVVTGVIVPVTSTIQIDVKGRDFANPKEVVIAGTTYAPTVSAINAMMLAFGLKANVPSELEVRLKSAPAPNAVTYSNVLTLKATAYLATSWIFAPGAYQGWAPATADSLVSPDSDGKYSGIIVFPAAQLEFKITPVKTWDLSYGVLGGLLSSAGNAANLTAPKAGPQLITVDMNTKAFKFEDSKIWAITGSATPLGWGSDIDMKFINDGKGTYKVTANLLAGELKFRADRAYDFNYGGSGGNLVFNGGNITVATAGNYTVTFDIPNLKYSLVKN from the coding sequence ATGAAATCAAACATTATAAAATATATTTCCTTTGTTTTAGTGGCCATAGGTTTATGGTCCTGCAAAAAGGATGGAACAGACCTGGTGACTAATGTGAGTCCGGCAGGGACACTAACCGCAAGCACCACTACACTTAATTTATCCTTAGCTGCGGCAACGAGCCCGGCAGTAACTTTTACCTTTCCTGCTCCGGTAGTGACAGGCGTAATTGTTCCGGTCACTTCTACCATTCAGATTGATGTAAAAGGTAGAGATTTTGCTAACCCTAAAGAAGTGGTGATTGCAGGTACAACTTATGCACCAACAGTAAGTGCGATCAATGCCATGATGCTGGCTTTTGGATTAAAAGCAAATGTTCCATCAGAACTGGAAGTTCGCTTAAAATCTGCTCCGGCACCGAATGCAGTCACTTATTCGAATGTATTGACTTTGAAAGCGACAGCATACCTGGCCACTTCATGGATTTTTGCTCCAGGTGCTTATCAGGGATGGGCACCTGCAACAGCCGACAGTCTGGTTTCTCCAGATAGTGATGGTAAATACTCAGGAATTATTGTATTCCCAGCTGCTCAGTTAGAGTTCAAAATTACGCCGGTAAAAACCTGGGACCTTTCTTATGGTGTCTTAGGCGGGTTGCTAAGCAGTGCAGGAAACGCGGCCAATTTAACCGCGCCAAAAGCCGGTCCGCAGCTGATTACAGTAGATATGAACACGAAAGCATTTAAATTTGAAGACTCAAAAATATGGGCGATTACAGGTAGTGCTACACCACTTGGGTGGGGTAGTGATATTGACATGAAATTCATCAATGACGGAAAAGGTACTTATAAAGTAACTGCAAATCTGTTGGCTGGAGAATTGAAGTTCAGAGCGGATCGTGCCTACGATTTCAACTATGGTGGAAGTGGTGGTAATCTTGTATTTAATGGTGGCAATATTACTGTTGCCACAGCAGGAAACTATACGGTTACTTTCGATATTCCGAATTTAAAATACTCACTGGTTAAAAATTAA